One part of the Paenibacillus silvisoli genome encodes these proteins:
- a CDS encoding YcnI family copper-binding membrane protein has product MKQRKKWSVLSMAMASLFLFAGIASAHVTVQPKEAAQNSYEVFSVRVPSEKENVTTKVIKVKIPDGVKVSRVEPKAGWKYELETNAETKAIASVTWTAEGDGLAQTEFTDFRISGKVAADAKELVWKAYQTYSDNSLVEWVGGDGADYPASVTTVTAGTGESDGHGGGTSGSAGTAPDASVSSDESSTDAGTAIATDDSAAAQESASAEDSGSKSDTMNRTLSIAALALAASAFVISVSRKKQR; this is encoded by the coding sequence ATGAAACAACGTAAGAAATGGTCCGTGCTCAGCATGGCAATGGCATCGCTGTTCCTGTTTGCAGGCATCGCCAGCGCGCATGTTACGGTACAGCCGAAGGAAGCGGCGCAAAACAGCTACGAGGTGTTCTCCGTACGCGTGCCGAGCGAGAAAGAAAACGTAACGACGAAAGTGATCAAGGTTAAAATACCGGACGGCGTCAAGGTTAGCCGCGTGGAACCGAAGGCAGGCTGGAAATACGAGCTGGAGACGAATGCGGAAACGAAAGCGATCGCTTCCGTTACGTGGACGGCCGAGGGCGACGGTTTGGCGCAAACGGAGTTTACGGACTTCCGCATCTCGGGCAAGGTTGCGGCTGACGCGAAGGAGCTCGTTTGGAAGGCGTACCAGACCTACAGCGATAACTCGCTGGTGGAATGGGTCGGAGGCGACGGTGCCGATTACCCGGCATCGGTAACGACCGTTACCGCGGGTACGGGAGAAAGCGACGGCCATGGCGGCGGCACTAGCGGTTCCGCGGGCACGGCGCCGGACGCGTCGGTTTCCAGCGACGAGTCGAGCACGGATGCGGGCACGGCGATTGCGACCGATGACAGCGCAGCCGCACAGGAGAGCGCGTCTGCCGAGGATAGCGGCTCGAAATCGGATACGATGAACCGCACGCTGTCGATCGCCGCATTGGCGCTCGCGGCTTCCGCGTTCGTGATCTCGGTTTCGCGCAAGAAGCAGCGTTAG
- a CDS encoding response regulator transcription factor — MEGKRITVLIADDHPHGREGMRDILGGDASFHIVGEAANGEQAVVLAAELVPELVLMDINMPVMNGMEATQRIKTIDPRIKIVMVTVSDDITDLFEAIKRGAQGYLLKNLSPSAWLEYLRAVAVDEAPLSKELAFRMLQEFNGGSAGTAAGGRRSAGEAARPVAAGRGTGAAGAERAGGQTVLTQREREVLEQVASGGTNRLIAERFGISEHTVKNHLKNILQKLHLENRVQLTRYALEKGLVKES, encoded by the coding sequence ATGGAAGGTAAACGAATAACGGTGCTTATCGCCGACGATCATCCGCATGGCCGGGAAGGGATGCGCGATATTTTGGGCGGAGATGCCTCTTTCCATATTGTAGGGGAGGCGGCGAACGGCGAGCAGGCGGTCGTGCTGGCGGCCGAGCTCGTGCCTGAATTAGTGCTCATGGACATTAACATGCCGGTTATGAACGGCATGGAAGCGACGCAGCGGATCAAGACGATCGATCCGCGGATCAAGATCGTCATGGTTACCGTCTCGGATGATATTACCGACTTGTTCGAGGCGATTAAGCGGGGTGCGCAGGGGTATTTGCTGAAGAACCTGTCGCCTTCGGCGTGGCTCGAATATTTGCGCGCCGTGGCGGTGGACGAGGCGCCGCTGTCCAAGGAGCTGGCGTTTCGCATGCTGCAGGAGTTCAATGGCGGAAGCGCCGGTACGGCTGCCGGAGGGAGGCGTTCTGCTGGCGAAGCGGCGCGCCCGGTGGCGGCTGGGCGCGGTACAGGGGCTGCCGGCGCTGAGCGTGCCGGCGGTCAGACCGTGCTGACGCAGCGCGAGCGCGAGGTGCTGGAGCAGGTGGCGTCCGGCGGCACGAACCGTTTGATCGCCGAGCGCTTCGGCATCTCCGAGCATACGGTGAAGAACCATCTGAAAAATATTTTGCAGAAGCTTCATCTCGAGAACCGGGTGCAGCTGACGCGCTACGCGCTGGAGAAAGGGCTTGTGAAGGAGTCCTGA
- a CDS encoding cupredoxin domain-containing protein: MKKYLLMTLMLAAAMFVLAACGSKASENTNAGTGVEDTGTAASATVTIKAKRYEFDQPVYTIKKGEPTQIVLENEDGVHNIEVPDLDLTVNSGKPKVVTLNDAGEYEFHCDILCGGGHSKMIGKIVVE; this comes from the coding sequence GTGAAAAAATATTTGCTTATGACACTGATGCTTGCAGCAGCCATGTTCGTCTTGGCCGCATGCGGTTCGAAGGCTTCCGAGAATACAAATGCAGGCACTGGCGTAGAAGATACCGGTACGGCCGCATCCGCTACAGTCACCATCAAGGCAAAGCGTTACGAGTTCGATCAGCCTGTGTACACCATCAAGAAAGGCGAGCCAACGCAAATTGTGCTTGAAAACGAGGACGGCGTCCACAACATCGAGGTGCCGGATCTCGACCTGACGGTGAACAGCGGCAAGCCGAAAGTCGTTACGCTTAACGACGCCGGCGAATACGAATTCCACTGCGACATTTTGTGCGGCGGCGGCCATTCGAAGATGATTGGCAAAATCGTCGTTGAATAA
- the pheS gene encoding phenylalanine--tRNA ligase subunit alpha — protein MKERLEALRVEALQELQQVETPQQLNDLRVKYLGKKGALTEILRGMGSLSAEERPVIGQVGNEVRAAIEEVIETKQAAFQQAETENRLRAETIDVTLPGKKQAAGAVHPLNKVAQEIEDAFIGLGYTIAEGPEVESDFYNFEALNLPKDHPARDMQDSFYVTDDILMRTHTSPVQVRTMKAMNGKTPVKVICPGKVYRRDDDDATHSFQFNQIEGLVIGPNIRMSDLKGTLLQFVQIMFGKQAQIRLRPSFFPFTEPSAEVDVTCVQCGGHGCRMCKQTGWLEILGCGMVHPRVLEMGGYDPNEVSGFAFGMGVERIALLKYGIDDIRHFYTNDLRFLSQFVRM, from the coding sequence ATGAAAGAGCGTTTGGAGGCATTGCGGGTCGAGGCGCTGCAAGAGCTGCAGCAAGTTGAAACTCCGCAGCAATTGAACGACCTTCGGGTCAAGTATTTGGGTAAAAAAGGCGCGCTGACGGAAATTCTCCGCGGCATGGGCAGCTTGAGCGCCGAAGAGCGTCCGGTCATCGGCCAAGTCGGCAACGAAGTGCGCGCGGCGATCGAGGAAGTCATCGAAACGAAGCAGGCCGCGTTCCAGCAGGCCGAAACGGAGAACCGCCTTCGCGCGGAAACGATCGACGTGACGCTGCCGGGCAAGAAGCAGGCTGCAGGCGCGGTTCATCCGCTCAATAAAGTTGCGCAGGAAATCGAGGATGCTTTCATCGGCCTTGGCTATACCATCGCGGAAGGGCCGGAAGTCGAATCCGACTTCTACAACTTCGAGGCGCTGAACCTGCCGAAGGATCATCCGGCGCGCGACATGCAGGATTCATTCTACGTGACGGACGACATCCTGATGCGTACGCATACGTCGCCGGTTCAAGTTCGCACGATGAAAGCGATGAACGGCAAGACGCCGGTCAAAGTCATTTGCCCGGGTAAAGTATACCGCCGCGACGACGACGACGCGACGCATTCGTTCCAATTCAATCAAATCGAAGGCCTCGTAATCGGGCCGAACATTCGGATGAGCGACCTGAAGGGCACGCTGCTGCAGTTCGTCCAGATCATGTTCGGCAAGCAAGCGCAAATCCGCCTGCGTCCGAGCTTCTTCCCGTTCACGGAGCCAAGCGCCGAGGTTGACGTCACTTGCGTGCAGTGCGGCGGCCATGGCTGCCGGATGTGCAAGCAAACCGGCTGGCTCGAAATTCTCGGCTGCGGCATGGTTCATCCGCGCGTGCTCGAGATGGGCGGCTACGACCCGAACGAAGTCAGCGGCTTCGCGTTCGGCATGGGCGTAGAGCGCATTGCGCTGCTGAAGTACGGCATTGACGACATCCGTCATTTTTATACGAACGATCTGCGCTTCCTGAGCCAGTTTGTCCGAATGTGA
- the pheT gene encoding phenylalanine--tRNA ligase subunit beta yields MNVSYKWLSEYIELSGYTGEQLAELMTSGGIEIDVVENRNKGVTGVVVGHVLTREKHPDADKLSVCTLDVGGPEVLQIVCGAKNVAAGQLVPVATIGAVLPGDFAIKRAKLRGVESQGMICSAKELGLNDKLLPKEQQEGILVLPEGTPIGASILDVLSINDEVLELDLTPNRSDCLSMLGVAYEVGALTGRSVKLPDNRVNDSAEQASAHVSVRIEAKDQCSHYTARYIKGVKIGPSPQWMQNRLMAAGIRPISNVVDITNFVMLEYGQPLHAFDADKVEGGRIVVRLANEGEVLETLDGQQRKLEPHMLLITNGKEALGLAGVMGGASSEVTDATVNILLESARFDGGTIRKTSRQLGLRSESSVRFEKGVDPARVVPALDRAASLMEKYASGHVLEGIVEELAEQPKAAVVNVSIDKVNRYLGTELSKLQIETIFGRLQFPFELSLDGVFTVQVPSRRGDITRDVDLIEEVARLYGYDNIPTTPIEGAATPGALTKPQAIRRELRKRLTDAGLHEVISYSFTHPDRTKLFPALAGADLFPVRLALPMSEDRSVLRTSLLPQLLETAVYNRNRKNDDVAIFEIGSVFHTDEAALTRLPHEKHRLAVLLTGNRNRAEWNRKAEAYDFYDLKGIAETLVDVLGVSGSIRYEAAMPEHMHPGRTAAVVFHGERGDHTIGYLGQLHPTTQLDHDLADTYVLEIELAPLYDAADFDIAYKALPRYPAMERDIAVVLSREVEAGKLLASVEETAGELLESVRVFDIYTGEKLGADKKSVALSLVYRHAERTLTDEEVTELHAKVVTNLEQSFAAELRK; encoded by the coding sequence ATGAACGTATCTTATAAATGGTTGAGCGAATATATCGAGTTGAGCGGCTACACCGGCGAACAGCTGGCTGAGCTGATGACAAGCGGAGGCATCGAGATCGATGTCGTCGAAAACCGCAACAAAGGCGTAACCGGCGTAGTCGTCGGCCATGTCCTCACGCGCGAAAAGCATCCCGATGCCGACAAGCTGAGCGTCTGCACGCTCGACGTTGGCGGCCCTGAAGTACTGCAAATCGTTTGCGGCGCGAAAAACGTGGCGGCAGGCCAGCTGGTTCCGGTCGCGACGATCGGCGCGGTGCTGCCGGGCGATTTTGCGATTAAACGGGCAAAGCTGCGCGGCGTGGAATCCCAAGGGATGATCTGCTCCGCCAAAGAGCTTGGCCTTAACGACAAGCTGCTGCCGAAGGAGCAGCAGGAAGGCATTCTCGTGCTGCCGGAAGGCACGCCGATCGGCGCTTCCATTCTGGATGTGCTCAGCATCAACGACGAAGTGCTGGAGCTGGATTTGACGCCAAACCGCTCGGACTGCCTCAGCATGCTCGGCGTTGCCTATGAAGTCGGCGCGTTGACGGGCCGCAGCGTGAAGCTGCCGGACAACCGCGTGAACGATTCGGCGGAGCAAGCATCCGCTCACGTTTCGGTACGCATCGAAGCGAAGGACCAATGCTCGCACTACACGGCCCGTTATATCAAAGGCGTGAAAATCGGACCATCCCCGCAATGGATGCAAAATCGCTTGATGGCGGCAGGCATTCGTCCGATCAGCAACGTCGTCGATATTACGAACTTCGTTATGCTGGAGTACGGTCAGCCGCTGCATGCGTTTGACGCGGATAAAGTGGAAGGCGGACGCATCGTGGTCCGTTTGGCGAACGAAGGCGAAGTGCTGGAAACGCTGGACGGCCAGCAACGCAAGCTGGAGCCGCACATGCTGCTCATCACGAACGGCAAAGAGGCGCTTGGCCTAGCCGGCGTCATGGGTGGAGCAAGCTCGGAGGTTACCGATGCGACGGTTAATATTTTGCTGGAATCGGCTCGTTTCGACGGCGGTACCATCCGCAAAACGTCGCGTCAGCTCGGCCTGCGTTCGGAATCGAGCGTCCGCTTCGAGAAAGGCGTCGACCCGGCGCGCGTCGTGCCTGCGCTTGACCGCGCGGCATCGCTCATGGAGAAATACGCGAGCGGCCATGTGCTGGAAGGCATCGTCGAAGAGCTGGCGGAGCAGCCGAAAGCCGCCGTCGTGAACGTGTCGATCGACAAGGTCAACCGTTACCTCGGTACGGAGCTGTCGAAGCTTCAGATCGAAACGATTTTCGGCCGTCTGCAATTCCCGTTTGAATTGTCTCTGGATGGGGTATTTACTGTACAGGTTCCTTCGCGGCGCGGAGATATTACACGAGATGTGGATCTCATCGAAGAAGTGGCGCGTTTGTACGGCTATGACAACATTCCGACGACGCCGATCGAAGGCGCGGCGACGCCTGGCGCGTTGACGAAGCCGCAGGCGATTCGCCGCGAGCTGCGCAAACGGCTGACGGATGCCGGTCTTCATGAGGTGATCAGCTATTCCTTCACTCACCCGGACCGGACGAAGCTGTTCCCGGCGCTTGCGGGCGCGGATCTGTTCCCGGTACGTCTGGCGCTTCCGATGAGCGAAGACCGCAGCGTGCTGCGCACCAGCCTGCTGCCGCAGCTGCTCGAAACGGCGGTATACAACCGCAACCGTAAAAACGACGACGTAGCGATCTTCGAGATCGGCAGCGTATTCCATACGGATGAAGCGGCGCTTACCCGATTGCCGCATGAGAAGCACCGGCTCGCGGTTTTGCTGACAGGCAACCGCAACCGTGCGGAGTGGAACCGGAAAGCGGAAGCGTATGATTTTTACGATCTGAAAGGCATTGCGGAAACGCTTGTCGACGTGCTTGGCGTCAGCGGCTCGATCCGTTACGAAGCGGCGATGCCGGAGCATATGCACCCGGGCCGTACGGCGGCGGTCGTGTTCCATGGCGAACGCGGCGACCATACGATCGGCTATTTGGGCCAATTGCACCCGACGACGCAGCTGGATCACGATCTAGCTGACACGTATGTGCTCGAAATCGAGCTGGCGCCTTTATATGACGCGGCTGATTTCGACATCGCGTATAAGGCGCTGCCTCGCTACCCGGCTATGGAGCGCGACATCGCGGTCGTACTGAGCCGCGAGGTTGAAGCAGGCAAGCTGCTGGCTTCCGTTGAAGAGACGGCGGGCGAGCTGCTGGAGTCGGTTCGCGTGTTCGATATTTACACCGGCGAGAAGCTTGGCGCGGATAAGAAAAGCGTCGCGCTCTCCCTCGTATACCGCCATGCGGAACGCACGCTGACGGACGAAGAAGTGACGGAGCTGCACGCAAAGGTTGTAACAAATTTGGAACAATCTTTTGCAGCGGAATTGCGTAAATAG
- a CDS encoding SDR family NAD(P)-dependent oxidoreductase, translated as MNEGKLQGRTAIITGAGTGLGRAAAIDFAGEGANVVLLGRREGRLAETAALIEQTDSGAKALVIVCDIADPAAVEAAVGQAEAAFGSISILINNAATLEPGRVIELTADEWARQINANLTGPFLMTNAVLPVMRKARYGRIINITSGLASNGAGGYAAYSASKAGLESLTRTTADEENEYGILVNAFNPGTIRSEMHATGKDPHQVTAELVRLASLPVGGLTGSIVAY; from the coding sequence ATGAACGAAGGCAAACTGCAAGGACGCACGGCGATTATTACGGGAGCCGGCACAGGACTTGGTCGTGCGGCCGCGATCGATTTTGCGGGCGAAGGGGCGAACGTCGTCCTGCTCGGACGCCGCGAAGGACGATTGGCGGAAACGGCGGCGCTTATCGAACAAACGGATTCCGGAGCTAAGGCGCTTGTCATCGTTTGCGACATCGCCGATCCGGCGGCCGTGGAAGCTGCCGTAGGACAGGCTGAGGCGGCGTTCGGTTCCATTTCTATATTGATCAATAATGCGGCGACGCTTGAGCCGGGACGCGTTATCGAGCTGACTGCGGACGAATGGGCGCGTCAAATCAACGCGAACCTGACAGGGCCTTTTCTGATGACGAACGCCGTGCTGCCTGTCATGCGGAAAGCGCGCTACGGCCGCATCATCAACATTACGTCCGGCCTCGCTTCTAACGGAGCCGGCGGCTATGCGGCGTACAGCGCCTCGAAAGCGGGCCTGGAGTCGCTGACGCGGACGACCGCGGATGAAGAGAACGAATACGGCATTCTCGTCAACGCCTTTAACCCGGGCACCATCCGTTCGGAGATGCACGCGACGGGCAAAGATCCTCATCAAGTGACTGCCGAGCTCGTGAGGCTTGCGTCGCTGCCGGTTGGCGGATTGACAGGCTCGATCGTCGCTTATTAA
- a CDS encoding endonuclease MutS2, which translates to MDNKILQTLDYAKIIDKLGQHASTALGKTVVEALRPNSDLEDVKHALQITDEAYKADRLKGSAPFGGIADIRASLMRSRIGGTLSPSELLEIAETVRGSRRLKRHVLQLHDDHSVPLLAATAEQLTEHKELEDAILLCIDDQAEVMDSASPELASIRRELRSGEGRVREKLESMIRSSSVQKMLQESIITIRNDRYVIPVKQEYRSSFGGIIHDQSGSGATLFIEPEAVVVLNNKLRELRLAEVREIEKILQKLTALAAEYAEDLLVDLDLLGHLDFAFAKARLAHVMGAALPRMNDRGYLKLKRGRHPLIDRDKVVPIDVELGNNYTAIIVTGPNTGGKTVSLKTIGLLSLMAMSGLFVPAEDGSQLCVFDALYADIGDEQSIEQNLSTFSSHLTNIIRILKNMTPKSLVLLDELGAGTDPAEGSALAIAILEHMHKLGCRIVATTHYSELKAYAYNRKGVINASMEFDIATLSPTYRLLIGVPGRSNAFAIAERLGLQRGIIDHARGEVSEEDVRVETMIASLEENRIGAETERHTAEALRKELEAERARHEAERVKFEEQRERLLAKAKDEAREVMLKAKREADEIIADLRKLAQEEGAAVKDHKLTEARRRIDEATPEKSKSAKGQAPKATKPQRIEAGDEVTVYSLGQRGHVVELSGNDAHAVVQLGILKMKVALSDLELVKRAETAKTQQPKIAASLKRTRDENVRTELDLRGANLEEAMLEVDRFLDESFLAGFGQVYIIHGHGTGILRSGISDFLRRHKHVKSFRLGRYGEGGAGVTVAELK; encoded by the coding sequence TTGGACAACAAAATATTACAAACACTGGATTACGCTAAAATTATAGATAAATTGGGACAACATGCCTCTACCGCGCTCGGCAAAACGGTCGTGGAAGCGCTGCGGCCGAACTCCGATCTGGAAGACGTCAAACATGCGCTCCAGATTACAGACGAAGCGTACAAAGCGGATCGGCTCAAAGGCAGCGCGCCGTTCGGCGGCATCGCCGATATTCGGGCATCGCTGATGCGTTCCCGCATCGGCGGCACGCTGAGCCCGTCGGAGCTGCTGGAAATCGCCGAAACGGTACGAGGCTCCCGGCGGTTAAAGCGGCATGTGCTGCAGCTGCATGACGATCACTCGGTTCCGCTCCTTGCCGCTACGGCAGAGCAATTGACCGAGCATAAAGAACTGGAGGATGCCATTCTTCTATGCATCGATGATCAGGCGGAAGTGATGGACAGCGCAAGTCCTGAGCTGGCGAGCATCCGCAGGGAGCTGCGCAGCGGCGAAGGCCGCGTCCGCGAGAAGCTCGAAAGCATGATTCGTTCCTCCTCCGTGCAGAAAATGCTGCAGGAATCGATCATTACCATCCGCAACGACAGGTACGTCATTCCGGTGAAACAGGAATACCGGAGCAGCTTCGGCGGCATCATCCATGACCAATCGGGCTCCGGCGCGACGCTGTTTATCGAACCGGAAGCGGTCGTCGTGCTGAACAACAAGCTGCGCGAGCTGCGCCTCGCCGAGGTGCGCGAGATCGAGAAAATATTGCAGAAGCTGACGGCGCTCGCGGCCGAATACGCCGAGGATTTGCTGGTGGATCTCGATCTGCTGGGCCACCTTGATTTCGCGTTCGCCAAAGCTCGTCTTGCCCATGTAATGGGAGCCGCTTTGCCGCGCATGAACGATCGCGGTTACTTGAAGCTGAAGCGAGGACGCCATCCGCTTATCGACCGCGACAAGGTCGTTCCGATCGATGTCGAGCTTGGCAACAATTATACGGCGATCATCGTGACCGGCCCGAATACCGGCGGTAAAACCGTCTCGCTCAAAACGATCGGCCTACTGAGTCTCATGGCCATGTCGGGCTTGTTCGTTCCGGCGGAGGACGGCAGTCAGCTTTGCGTATTCGACGCGCTGTACGCCGATATCGGCGACGAGCAGAGCATCGAGCAAAATTTGAGTACGTTCTCCAGCCATCTCACGAACATTATCCGCATTTTGAAAAACATGACGCCGAAGAGCCTTGTGCTGCTTGACGAGCTTGGCGCCGGAACCGACCCTGCCGAAGGCTCGGCGCTTGCGATCGCCATCCTGGAGCATATGCACAAGCTGGGCTGCCGGATCGTGGCGACGACGCACTACAGCGAGCTGAAGGCTTACGCCTACAACCGCAAAGGCGTCATCAATGCGAGCATGGAATTCGACATTGCGACGCTAAGCCCGACGTATCGGCTTCTGATCGGGGTGCCGGGACGAAGCAACGCGTTTGCCATCGCCGAGCGCCTTGGCTTGCAGCGCGGCATTATCGATCATGCGCGCGGCGAGGTCAGCGAAGAGGACGTTCGCGTCGAGACGATGATCGCTTCCTTGGAAGAGAATCGGATCGGGGCGGAAACGGAGCGGCATACAGCCGAGGCGCTGCGCAAGGAGCTTGAAGCGGAGCGTGCCCGCCATGAAGCGGAGCGAGTCAAGTTCGAGGAGCAGCGCGAAAGGCTGCTCGCGAAGGCGAAGGACGAAGCGCGCGAGGTCATGCTGAAGGCGAAGCGGGAGGCCGACGAAATTATTGCCGATCTGCGCAAATTGGCGCAGGAGGAAGGCGCGGCGGTCAAGGACCATAAGCTGACGGAGGCGCGCCGCAGAATCGACGAAGCGACGCCGGAGAAGAGCAAGTCCGCGAAAGGACAGGCGCCGAAAGCAACCAAGCCGCAGCGCATTGAAGCAGGCGATGAAGTGACTGTTTATAGTCTCGGTCAGCGGGGGCATGTCGTGGAGCTTAGCGGAAACGATGCCCATGCCGTCGTACAGCTCGGCATCTTGAAAATGAAAGTAGCGCTTAGCGATTTGGAGCTGGTGAAGCGCGCGGAAACCGCCAAAACCCAGCAGCCGAAGATCGCGGCAAGCTTGAAACGGACGCGCGACGAAAATGTCCGCACCGAGCTGGATTTGCGCGGCGCGAACCTGGAAGAAGCGATGCTGGAGGTTGACCGGTTCCTGGATGAGTCGTTCTTGGCCGGATTCGGTCAGGTGTATATCATTCATGGCCATGGCACGGGCATTTTGCGTTCGGGCATCAGCGATTTCCTTCGCAGGCACAAGCATGTGAAGAGCTTCCGTCTCGGCAGATACGGCGAGGGCGGGGCAGGCGTAACGGTTGCGGAACTTAAGTAA
- a CDS encoding phage holin family protein, with the protein MHFLGHVVRFIVSAIVLMIVGYIVPQFSVGGFWSALFLALVIAALGWIIEGIFGKRVSPFGRGIVGFLASALVIWVAQFIVGGVSVTWLGAILAALVIGIIDLFIPVSTPYEAGREH; encoded by the coding sequence ATGCATTTCCTGGGTCACGTGGTCAGATTCATTGTTTCAGCGATCGTGTTAATGATTGTCGGTTATATTGTGCCTCAATTCAGCGTAGGGGGCTTCTGGAGCGCGCTGTTCCTTGCCCTGGTCATTGCCGCGCTGGGCTGGATTATCGAAGGGATCTTCGGCAAACGCGTTTCGCCTTTCGGACGCGGGATTGTCGGCTTCCTGGCGAGCGCGCTCGTCATCTGGGTCGCTCAATTTATCGTAGGCGGCGTATCCGTAACATGGCTGGGCGCGATTTTGGCGGCACTGGTCATCGGGATCATCGACCTGTTCATTCCGGTATCCACGCCGTATGAGGCGGGTCGCGAGCATTAA
- a CDS encoding sensor histidine kinase, which translates to MTYKRIKWLILWTPTLTIALWEYVRHALLLPYISMDLGNALAPVIVMTVTATLLIKLFRMLEATSDSLQQAKAAEAAFVEREQLARELHDGISQSLFLLSVKLDKLEQAKDNEAVQETAQQLRRTVRHVYEDVRQSIASLRSEPSKTDVQWMQAVREMAEELRRGGLAVALDWRLTDGRLTGKEKIELLAIVREAMLNVRKHANASQLRVLADESEDGGFLCTVADDGIGAEPAQLSAKGRYGVRMMRDRAKTMGWQFQVRAGEDGLGTVVEVMKEAKH; encoded by the coding sequence ATGACCTATAAACGGATCAAATGGCTGATTTTATGGACGCCGACCTTGACGATTGCGCTGTGGGAATATGTGCGGCACGCGCTGCTGCTGCCTTACATTTCGATGGATCTTGGCAACGCGCTCGCGCCGGTGATTGTTATGACAGTGACGGCGACGCTGCTCATCAAACTGTTCCGGATGCTGGAGGCGACGAGTGATTCGCTGCAGCAGGCCAAGGCGGCGGAAGCCGCGTTTGTGGAACGGGAGCAGCTGGCCCGGGAGCTGCACGATGGCATTTCGCAGTCGCTCTTCCTGCTGTCGGTGAAGCTGGATAAGCTGGAGCAAGCGAAGGATAACGAAGCGGTGCAGGAGACCGCGCAGCAGCTGCGCCGGACGGTGCGGCATGTTTACGAGGACGTGAGGCAGTCGATCGCGTCGCTTCGCAGCGAGCCGTCGAAGACCGACGTCCAGTGGATGCAGGCCGTGCGGGAGATGGCAGAGGAGCTGCGCCGCGGCGGACTTGCGGTAGCGCTGGACTGGCGGCTGACGGACGGCAGGCTGACCGGCAAAGAAAAGATCGAGCTGCTCGCGATCGTCCGCGAGGCGATGCTGAACGTGCGCAAGCATGCGAACGCATCGCAGCTTCGCGTGCTGGCTGACGAGTCGGAGGACGGCGGCTTCCTGTGCACGGTTGCCGATGACGGTATCGGCGCCGAGCCTGCACAGCTGTCGGCGAAAGGCCGCTATGGCGTCCGCATGATGCGGGACCGCGCCAAGACGATGGGCTGGCAGTTTCAGGTGAGGGCAGGCGAAGACGGCCTCGGAACGGTCGTCGAAGTGATGAAGGAGGCGAAGCACTGA